From the Juglans microcarpa x Juglans regia isolate MS1-56 chromosome 3D, Jm3101_v1.0, whole genome shotgun sequence genome, the window CATCGTCCATCAGTTCAATGATAAGGAAGGCGTACTTGAAACAGAATTTACAAAGGTTTTGAAAGAAGCCAATGAAGCAGAGGTGAGGAGCTATGGGGTTGTTGTAAACAGCTTCTATGAGCTCGAACCGGCTTATGCAAATCATTACAGAAAGGTCTTGGGAAGGAAAGCATGGCATATAGGTCCAGTTTCACTATGCAACAAGGAGGCTGAAGACAAAGGTCAGAGGGGACAAGAATCATCCATCGATGAACACGAATGTTTGAAGTGGCTTAATGCAAAGAACAGTGATTCAGTTGTTTATATATGTTTCGGAAGTTTGGCCAACTTAACCGATTCTCAGCTAATGGAGATTGCAATGGGTCTTGAGGCTTCTGAACAACAATTCATTTGGGTCGTCAAGAAAGGCAAAGAcgagaaagaagaggaagattgGTTGCCGAAAGGATTCAAGAAGAGAATGGAAGGTAGGGGACTAATAATAAGAGGTTGGGCACCCCAAGTTTTGATTCTGGATCATGAAGCGATAGGAGGATTTGTGACTCATTGTGGCTGGAACTCAACGTTAGAAGGAGTGACTGCTGGGTTGCCTATGGTCACATGGCCTATGTTTGCTGAGCAATTTTACAATGAGAAGTTAGTGACTCAAGTGTTGAAAATTGGAGTCCCTGTGGGTGCTGATCGGCGGTACGTTAATATGATGGGGAATGAtgcttatattataaaaaaggaaGCAATAGAGAATGCAGTGAGGCGAATTATCATGGTAAGTGAAGAAGCAAAGGAAATGAGAAGCAGAGCCAAGGCACTTGGGGAGATGGCAAGGAGAGCCATGGAAAAAGGCGGATCATCCTATTCCGATTTGAATGCTTTAATTGAAGAACTGAAGATCCTCAGCGGTTGATATATGCTAGAAACGTTGGGGAAGGTTTCATAATATAAATGTTCTGATATTGATGGTCtgttacaataaaaatatgattaaatatagatagaaattacTGTTGGGAGTAATTATTTTGTACAGATGATGTGGTATCATAtagactatatattttttaagtctaaaataaaaaaaagtagagaactaaAAGTAGTTATATAGCGAATGCAAAATATACACTACTACAATAACTTATCTATAGTATTACTCgaataaaaatatacatgtgGCAGGGCCGTAATGATATAGTGTGAATGAGAGTGTTTTGAATTTAGCATATAGTGTGAAGGTACCAATACAGCTAAACAACTACTTGGCATATAATGATGGAATAGAGTAATTGAATTTAGCAAGCAATAATTATAGTAAATAAGTAATAGATGATGAGGCCATAGAAGTATGATATGGGTAATttggttgaggaaaaaaaataattaaaaaataataatttaagtattaaattaaattattaatatatatatagttagtgtaattataaaatataaaaaaattaaaaatattattatttaaaaaataatattatattattattttaatgaatctAATTGCTAAGTTatgagattaaaaataaaaaaaatttcatcaaattttaaaattggttttgATGAACCAGTGCCGCTCACACACATACACCAAGATGAATCGAAATCCCCAGGCCCATTACTCCTAGGAAATAAATATCTCATTCGGTTTCTTTGCCATGAAAGCAGTTCCAGCATCAGTCACCAAATAAAGTGAGAGAATAAAGTTCTAGAGAAAGGTAGAGGTTTCCAGATACAAGATATAGAAAGAGGGGCTCAGGGGAGAGACAAGATTCGCTCAAACTCGCATCTAGTTGGTTCCATGAATCGCCTACATGTCAAGTTTgtattggagggtgtaaaacACAGATAAACACAAAGTCATTTGAAGATAAactctttttattaaaatgaattttctttaaaaaatggactattttatcaaattttaaaaaaaaaagttccgcttcaaaagttattttaccaTGAACCGTTAAGAAATAAAGCGTTTTCTTGTTTTCGAagtttgttatgaaaataaccattttaaaataaaattatgtagaatatcatcaaaaatatttgtatttatccttttcaaaaaaatataaaagagtgtATACCATATAGCATCACACTGGTTAAATATGTGAATGAATCGAAAGGGAGCAGCTCACTTTAAGTacaaattctatatttataattagagACTTGCTgcatatataaagataaatatattaagatattatattaagataaatctataaattaatgtgaattTCTagaatttgttaaatttaatttataataaaaataaatttataatttaataatattaatttataaatttttttttatataatttttttttatcacgactgaataaatattaaatttacataaaaagaaattatttacaCGTTACAAGTTTACAACATTCATGTCGTCACAACTGGTTGCCACTTTTCGTTGTTCTCAACTCTTgcattagaaaattataacacTCTTGCTATGTACAATCGCAATATACAATTGCCGCGCAGTCGGCTGCCACAATAGCTTCaactaaaaaaaagagaaatgatatttatagtcgtgagtgtgcaagcgttgcataatcactttaaaaaaaataaataaatataagactcacatgaaaaaaattaattttttaacagtaaatcctattcttttacaaaatgaCTGTATAGCGTTTACGCATTCCACGATTGTACGTAGCattactgtaaaaaaaaatgaaaaacagagtTCCATTCCCACTTCCTTCTCCTGCACGTCTTGCGATTCGCAGGCTTCGACTATGGTTTCCTTCGGCGATTTGTGGTCTTTGACTCTTCGGGTAGAAACTGGCGGCGAGTTGAATGCATTTCCGATTCTCTTTGACTCTGGTTCTTGCTTGTTTCTCCGTTGGTGCTTCTCTTGGGTTGTGGTCTTCGGCCAGAAATAGACGGCGATTTGGTGCTCATTTTGGAACTGGTGTCGTCTTCGGCAATTTGTGGTCTTCGCTCGAGCTTCAAGTGGTTGAGTCCGTAAGCAGTTGAACTGGATCTTCAAGTGTGAAAGGGTCGCCATCTTGGTGCATGCATTTGTTGGAAATATTTGATAAGTGCAACGATGGAGGTGAATTTTAACCCTGCGAATGAATGATTCGAAAGAAAAATGTCCTAAAATGAGCAgatcaaaatagaaataataatttttttattaacctcaatatactaaaaacaagagaaaagtTATAGATTGGTGAAGCATGTAGCTCATAGAGTTAATGGAATGTGGTATTAAGTTTAGCCAAagcatgacaataaaataaaaataaatataagtaaggaagaagaagaagacatatCTTCGCAAGATGATAGCAGACACTATGAAAATGCCACCTTATATGCGGATAATGAGCGCAATAGAACTAACAGAAATTGGAAGGGAAGAACAGGGTGCAAAGAAACACAAAAGGTTAGATGCTGCAACAGTATAGTAGTGGTTGTGCTAGTGTAGTAATTATGTGGGTTGTAATTAATTGGAGAGAAATTTCATCATATTGACACATTTATAATCAAGCAAGGAACTTAGACTGTCAGCGATTGGCATGTATTTTTTCCAATGGCTTTACTAGATGTAAGAAAAACTCATCCCCAACCCCCACTCACACTCTCCCCCTATTTTAAAAATGGAAATCAAGACAACAACATCAGATCTCAATCCATATCTCTGTGTACTGCAGCTATAAAGGTATAGATGAAGTTGATTTTGCCCTTCCTAGATGATTGACCCAAAACCTTGATGTTTATCTTCTTCCTAAATGATTGCCAAccacttgcttttttttttttttttgggacaagtATCTTCAGTTCAAATAATTATGTTGATGAAATATAGCTACAACCTACAGAACATTGAATTTGGTCAATAAGAAATCATACAAACGGTACAAGACAATGGTAATAGATTGGTCAACCGAAGAAGACTAGCCCCATAGCGTTACATTATTTAGTAGAATTTCCAACCACAAAATACAGctgaaaattctcaaattaatCCAGATAGTTAGAGAAAGAAGTCAGaacaaaaaagataaagataacCGACGTAAGTGTTCAACTGCCGGATGAAACTGGCTAAGTTCTTGTGCTTAGGCAGAAGATTGGCGGCAAACTCATACGGGATCCAGACCACAAAGCTGTTGTTGCCGTCGCTCCAGGAAACCACCGAGTTGGTCTCTGGCTCATCCACCATGGCGTAAAGCTTCCTCAGAAATGGCGGCAATGTATCCGTCATCGTCGAAGATTTGGCATCATTAACATCtgctatttttcttcttcttcttccgtgCTCCTCCCTCACTAAAGACGACGAAACGTTGTGGCAATAGAAACTAACGAAAAAGACGAAACTAAGGGCGACCTAGTGTGGGTCTCAGAGAACCATCACGACACTAAGGGAGGGAGGGCGGCGGCTTCGAGGGAAGGGACGTGCCGTCCTTGACGGAGGCGCTTTGAGGGGATGGAATCATCGTCTTCGACAACAGGTAATCGTGGagggattgagagagagagttctaaACTGAGGAGAGGAAACGCAGAGGGAGGGAATGAGGAAGGAAAAACATTTTGAGAGAAGGTTGTGGCATCGAAACGCACGATGAGggaaaaaattgagagaaatttCTGGAATCGAAACGGTGTGTTTCGATTAATTGAATACACATCATCACCGCTTGCGCGGCGTTTACCTTGGGCAACTGAATGgataatttctcaaattctaatCACGTAGGTGTAAGCTTTGCTGATCGACACGCGTCCAATGGTGAAGTacactgctttttttttttttgccaaaaagAGACACCTCCGACACTTTATTAATAACCTCACttgtaacaaaagaaaattgtggATACAAAAACTAACTTAGGCCCTGTTTGTTTTCGAAGATAcacccaaaactttgaaaaccttAAAACCAGTTTTCGTACGGTTAGTGAGTTTCCGAAAACAA encodes:
- the LOC121256763 gene encoding scopoletin glucosyltransferase-like, whose amino-acid sequence is MGSKNRQLHIFFFPLMAPGHMLPVIDMARLSTTQGVKATIITTPLNEPFVAKTIERTKTSSGFNIDIKTIKFPTVEVGLPEGCENIDSFTSVENCASFLTALGMLRQPLEQLLQDYRPHCIVADMYFPWATDVAAKFGIPRLVFHVTSFFSLSTQVSLEVYEPHKKVLSDSEPFVIPNFPDEIKLTRMKILIVHQFNDKEGVLETEFTKVLKEANEAEVRSYGVVVNSFYELEPAYANHYRKVLGRKAWHIGPVSLCNKEAEDKGQRGQESSIDEHECLKWLNAKNSDSVVYICFGSLANLTDSQLMEIAMGLEASEQQFIWVVKKGKDEKEEEDWLPKGFKKRMEGRGLIIRGWAPQVLILDHEAIGGFVTHCGWNSTLEGVTAGLPMVTWPMFAEQFYNEKLVTQVLKIGVPVGADRRYVNMMGNDAYIIKKEAIENAVRRIIMVSEEAKEMRSRAKALGEMARRAMEKGGSSYSDLNALIEELKILSG